The Candidatus Binataceae bacterium genome includes a window with the following:
- a CDS encoding LysM peptidoglycan-binding domain-containing protein, with protein MSFRPFLATGAKWALLVAATFACSSICLAQSDLEGDTSQGSPPSVVERPYREPAPTTRAEEEAPSGAPGTSYPEAEAVPKPPPPPRKTFPYVIRSGDSMASIASMFGLTAEQLAHINHMHPDDELMAGDELKVPNPFIAEVNGLQAQVKTLSAQAQSAQQKADSDDRELSGLRDKVQDLTSDNQSLNSSLRLLPWWHATALSTTVAALIMFGVMVVTLFEWWRMRRRYVALAGLADDLGRLDYKYKAMLAKAELRLQQLYGRRRGGMTEGQPRPKMPEEIEIERLNEELREVLERHLTRLGARSRTRKRALWRELFGGVDSPVEARSARR; from the coding sequence ATGTCATTCAGACCATTCCTCGCCACGGGGGCCAAGTGGGCGCTACTCGTCGCCGCCACTTTCGCGTGTTCCTCAATCTGCCTCGCCCAGAGCGACCTTGAAGGCGACACCTCACAGGGCTCTCCGCCTTCGGTGGTGGAGAGGCCCTATCGAGAGCCGGCCCCGACTACCCGGGCGGAGGAGGAAGCCCCGAGTGGAGCGCCCGGAACCTCTTATCCGGAGGCCGAGGCGGTGCCAAAGCCGCCGCCCCCACCCCGGAAAACGTTTCCCTACGTGATCCGGTCCGGCGATTCGATGGCATCGATCGCGTCGATGTTCGGGCTTACGGCGGAGCAACTGGCCCACATCAATCATATGCATCCGGACGACGAGCTGATGGCGGGTGACGAACTCAAAGTTCCCAATCCGTTCATCGCGGAGGTAAACGGCCTGCAGGCGCAGGTGAAGACGCTCTCCGCTCAAGCCCAAAGCGCGCAACAGAAAGCGGACAGCGACGATCGCGAGTTGAGCGGCCTGCGCGACAAGGTTCAGGACCTCACTTCCGACAATCAATCACTGAACTCGAGCCTGCGTTTGCTCCCCTGGTGGCACGCAACCGCGTTGTCGACTACCGTCGCCGCCCTCATCATGTTCGGGGTCATGGTAGTCACGCTGTTCGAGTGGTGGCGGATGCGTCGGCGATACGTCGCGCTGGCTGGACTTGCAGACGATCTTGGGCGGCTTGACTACAAGTACAAAGCGATGCTCGCCAAAGCAGAATTGCGGCTCCAACAGCTCTACGGCAGGCGCCGCGGCGGGATGACCGAAGGACAGCCGCGTCCCAAAATGCCAGAAGAAATCGAGATCGAACGGCTGAACGAAGAACTCAGGGAAGTCCTGGAGCGTCATCTCACCCGACTCGGGGCTCGATCACGAACCCGCAAACGTGCGCTGTGGCGCGAACTGTTTGGCGGCGTCGATTCGCCGGTTGAAGCGCGTTCGGCTCGCCGGTAG
- a CDS encoding VWA domain-containing protein, giving the protein MARRSKAVQARRLQLPVVPRNTSWIESDGYDRRAWSEILAGAPSATDLMEAGGRLVPHFDALLADLFLALFKYNLVWQKPDAVRRSASLNRTILEGLLPSPAFEALKSRTLLEEDKAAIAAMVLGERALEMIRSEKLINRNEIVDLWDLEHQEQDLESRAETLKAAQEMTDRNEGAREASAEDKKKLAAMVEAAARGAQVSEARLNQKTRQMERDLKNSGRGELKQMQVKSVELAQDIDRAAEDSHAFSREFGQGGKMNAGQRLELGRHLARSRKLGELARLVGRMKQDARALRRKTLDRGSSEAYGIERGSDLGRIIPSELVALHHPVLVQDFRRRLLEGEVLQYWLREDEQKGKGPMVVCIDVSSSMQGEKELWAKAVGLTLMDIARRQRRLFRAVLFSSGEGSLRVLDLNRERRYEPELAKVIEMAEYFPGGGTDFQQPLDAAMALLEDRKLKRGDIVMITDGECQVAPEWLAHLRERKDALQFTIFAVLVDVGSVDTSSMAQFADKITSVKKLTAESSRELFLAV; this is encoded by the coding sequence ATGGCACGTAGGAGCAAAGCCGTACAAGCCCGGCGTCTTCAGTTGCCGGTGGTGCCGCGGAACACGTCGTGGATCGAAAGCGACGGCTACGACCGTCGCGCATGGTCCGAGATCCTCGCGGGCGCCCCGTCCGCCACTGACCTAATGGAAGCGGGCGGGCGGTTGGTTCCACACTTCGATGCTTTGTTGGCGGATCTTTTCCTCGCGCTTTTCAAGTACAACCTGGTTTGGCAAAAACCCGACGCCGTCAGGCGGTCGGCTTCCTTGAATCGTACAATCCTTGAAGGACTGCTGCCCTCCCCCGCGTTCGAGGCGCTCAAGAGTCGTACGCTGCTGGAGGAGGACAAGGCCGCCATCGCCGCGATGGTCCTCGGCGAGCGCGCACTCGAGATGATCCGGTCGGAGAAGCTTATCAATCGCAACGAGATAGTCGATCTTTGGGATCTGGAGCATCAGGAGCAGGACCTAGAATCGCGCGCGGAGACGTTAAAGGCGGCGCAGGAGATGACCGATCGGAACGAGGGCGCTCGCGAGGCATCGGCGGAAGACAAGAAGAAGCTGGCCGCCATGGTCGAGGCGGCAGCTCGCGGAGCGCAGGTTTCGGAAGCGCGTCTCAACCAGAAGACCCGCCAGATGGAACGTGACCTGAAAAACAGTGGGCGCGGCGAGTTGAAGCAGATGCAAGTGAAGTCCGTGGAACTTGCACAGGATATCGATCGGGCCGCCGAAGATAGTCATGCCTTCAGCCGCGAGTTTGGCCAGGGCGGCAAGATGAACGCCGGCCAGCGGCTCGAACTCGGACGCCATCTGGCCCGCAGCCGCAAGCTCGGTGAACTGGCTCGGCTGGTCGGCAGGATGAAGCAGGATGCACGCGCGCTTCGACGCAAGACCCTCGATCGCGGGAGCAGTGAGGCATACGGGATCGAACGCGGCTCGGATCTGGGAAGGATAATTCCCTCCGAGCTGGTCGCGCTGCATCACCCAGTGCTGGTGCAGGACTTCCGCCGCCGTTTGCTCGAGGGGGAAGTGTTGCAGTATTGGCTGCGCGAGGACGAGCAAAAGGGCAAAGGCCCGATGGTGGTGTGTATCGACGTCAGCTCTTCGATGCAGGGTGAGAAGGAACTGTGGGCAAAGGCGGTGGGGCTTACCTTGATGGACATCGCACGGCGGCAGCGCCGCCTGTTTCGGGCGGTCCTCTTTTCCTCCGGCGAAGGCTCGCTGCGGGTTCTCGACCTGAACCGCGAGCGGCGCTACGAACCCGAACTCGCCAAGGTCATCGAGATGGCCGAGTATTTTCCCGGAGGGGGCACGGATTTTCAGCAACCACTCGACGCCGCCATGGCGTTGCTAGAAGACCGCAAGCTCAAGCGCGGCGACATCGTCATGATCACCGACGGCGAATGTCAGGTCGCACCCGAGTGGCTGGCGCATCTGCGCGAGCGTAAGGACGCACTGCAATTCACGATCTTCGCCGTGCTGGTGGACGTGGGCTCGGTTGACACTTCCTCGATGGCGCAGTTCGCCGACAAGATAACCTCGGTGAAAAAGCTCACCGCAGAATCTTCGCGCGAGTTATTCCTGGCAGTGTGA
- a CDS encoding DUF2231 domain-containing protein, which translates to MLERLFPGAAHLQNIHPLVVHFPIAFLFGATLLYFLGAFLRNESITGAALWVLLLGAIGAVLSAGTGLYASAGVMIAPSVRDALLLHHRNLMVAVTALTGALTVWALVARPLPRRGRWAFLLGLVAMCVLIARGADYGGRLVYDYNAGGNACGQPIDFSK; encoded by the coding sequence GTGCTGGAGAGGCTGTTCCCGGGAGCGGCGCATCTTCAGAACATCCACCCGCTGGTGGTGCACTTCCCGATTGCGTTTCTGTTCGGTGCCACGTTGCTCTACTTTCTGGGCGCCTTCTTGCGAAATGAGTCCATCACCGGCGCCGCGTTGTGGGTGCTCTTGCTCGGTGCGATCGGAGCCGTGCTCTCCGCGGGGACGGGTCTATACGCGAGCGCGGGCGTCATGATTGCGCCCTCGGTGCGAGACGCCCTGTTGCTCCATCACCGCAACCTGATGGTCGCGGTCACCGCGCTGACCGGCGCGCTGACCGTGTGGGCTTTGGTGGCCCGGCCGCTTCCGCGGCGCGGACGGTGGGCGTTTTTGTTGGGGTTGGTCGCGATGTGTGTGCTGATCGCACGAGGAGCGGATTACGGCGGCCGTCTGGTTTATGACTACAACGCGGGCGGCAATGCCTGCGGTCAGCCTATAGATTTCAGCAAGTAG
- a CDS encoding TetR/AcrR family transcriptional regulator produces MAEPLENLRESGPNRFERRREKTRVDLLEAAERVIARKGYHNTRIADIASEADVGLGTFYLHFKTKNEIFIELINYGAGHLRQELVEAKAGIQHPAEKLRITINTILDAAAQAPESFRIVFGHGPAFLDLMVRVHQTFIDDLRVDLEPAIGSQADAVAHLTIGMLSQAITWLLEREDLSLAELKETTVNFALGGLERAACPDVS; encoded by the coding sequence GTGGCTGAACCCTTAGAGAATCTCAGGGAGTCCGGGCCGAATCGGTTCGAAAGACGGCGCGAGAAAACCCGCGTCGACCTTTTGGAAGCGGCCGAGCGCGTGATTGCGCGCAAGGGTTACCATAACACCCGCATCGCTGACATTGCTTCTGAGGCAGACGTGGGCTTGGGTACGTTCTACCTTCACTTCAAGACCAAGAACGAAATCTTCATAGAACTGATAAATTACGGAGCTGGCCACCTGCGCCAGGAACTGGTCGAGGCGAAGGCCGGAATTCAGCATCCGGCAGAGAAGCTGCGAATTACCATCAACACCATCCTGGACGCGGCCGCGCAGGCGCCCGAATCGTTTCGCATCGTGTTTGGGCATGGCCCGGCATTCCTGGACCTGATGGTCCGCGTACACCAAACCTTCATCGACGATCTTCGTGTCGACCTGGAACCGGCGATTGGATCGCAAGCGGATGCGGTCGCGCATCTCACTATCGGGATGCTTTCACAGGCCATTACCTGGCTACTCGAGCGGGAAGATCTCTCGCTGGCGGAACTTAAGGAAACCACAGTTAATTTTGCGTTGGGCGGCCTGGAACGTGCGGCGTGCCCTGACGTTAGTTGA
- a CDS encoding GNAT family N-acetyltransferase codes for MQITLIPIDRTNYRALWRLQLKPEQRTFVSPPAWSVTRCYVKALGEQYEHLPHLISADGTIVGFSTIVCDPHSEDEYWIDDIMIDAPQQGRGYGRAAVVETLRTIVKRYPRCRAVQLVCFRTNTNAAALYLSLGFVKTGEMDPVFNEPTYRLNGSALDELR; via the coding sequence ATGCAGATCACGTTGATCCCCATCGACCGCACCAACTATCGCGCGCTGTGGCGGCTGCAGCTCAAGCCGGAGCAACGGACTTTCGTATCGCCGCCCGCATGGTCGGTGACGCGATGCTACGTCAAAGCCCTCGGCGAACAGTACGAGCATCTGCCGCACCTGATCAGTGCTGACGGCACGATCGTGGGCTTTTCAACAATCGTGTGCGACCCGCACAGCGAAGACGAATATTGGATCGACGACATCATGATCGATGCGCCACAGCAGGGGCGTGGTTACGGGCGCGCCGCGGTCGTCGAAACGCTTCGGACGATCGTGAAACGCTATCCGCGATGCCGCGCGGTACAGCTGGTATGCTTCCGCACCAACACTAACGCTGCGGCGCTCTACCTGAGCCTGGGCTTCGTAAAAACCGGGGAAATGGATCCCGTGTTCAACGAGCCGACCTATCGACTGAACGGGTCCGCGTTGGATGAACTGCGCTAG
- a CDS encoding ferritin-like domain-containing protein: protein MFTERTEVQTPLSNVFHWNYDVLFPQMDRLYENAKRDQWNVSTTINWDRPIEREVIDMSMMPMFQTELYRSLSQERKDQLMRKFAAWRLSQFLHGEQGALMVCGQLVEAAPDLDAKMCAAAQVMDEARHVEGFRKYITKLDKIYPIDPTLNRLLCAVIEHERWEPKYVGMQIVAEGLAIAAFRFMQRETKDLLLKELLEYIMKDESRHIGFGMLALRDAVRKLNGNEKKALEDFAFTACDMMVTKIVDGQPKDGFLSGTSVFEEVGISTKDVETEMQRNPEWAKAEAQMDQQFNSFLFVDTIIPCLRQLDLINQRTEPWYTQLGVMQMASAA, encoded by the coding sequence ATGTTCACCGAGCGGACTGAAGTACAGACTCCTCTCAGCAACGTTTTCCACTGGAACTACGACGTATTGTTTCCCCAGATGGACCGGCTCTACGAGAACGCCAAACGCGATCAATGGAACGTGTCCACCACCATCAACTGGGATCGGCCAATCGAACGGGAAGTCATCGACATGTCGATGATGCCGATGTTTCAAACCGAGCTTTACCGATCGCTCAGCCAGGAGCGCAAGGATCAATTGATGCGCAAATTTGCTGCCTGGCGCCTTTCGCAGTTCCTGCACGGCGAGCAGGGCGCGCTTATGGTCTGCGGGCAGTTGGTCGAAGCGGCGCCGGACCTGGACGCGAAGATGTGTGCGGCCGCGCAGGTCATGGACGAGGCTCGGCATGTCGAGGGCTTCCGCAAGTACATCACCAAACTCGACAAGATCTATCCAATCGATCCTACGCTCAACCGGCTGCTGTGCGCGGTTATTGAGCACGAGCGATGGGAGCCCAAGTATGTCGGCATGCAGATCGTTGCCGAGGGCTTGGCCATCGCCGCCTTTCGCTTCATGCAGCGCGAGACCAAAGACCTCCTGCTCAAGGAGCTGCTGGAATACATCATGAAGGACGAATCGCGCCACATCGGCTTCGGAATGCTGGCGTTGCGCGACGCCGTGCGGAAGCTCAACGGCAACGAGAAGAAAGCTCTCGAAGACTTCGCTTTCACCGCCTGCGACATGATGGTCACCAAGATCGTCGACGGACAGCCCAAGGACGGGTTCCTTTCCGGTACCTCAGTGTTCGAGGAAGTGGGCATCTCCACGAAAGATGTCGAGACCGAGATGCAGCGCAATCCGGAGTGGGCCAAGGCCGAGGCTCAGATGGATCAGCAGTTCAACTCATTTCTGTTCGTCGATACGATCATCCCCTGCCTGCGTCAGCTGGACCTGATTAACCAGCGCACCGAGCCCTGGTACACGCAGCTCGGCGTCATGCAGATGGCATCGGCGGCCTAG
- a CDS encoding enoyl-CoA hydratase-related protein encodes MAYSALLVDITNGVATVTLNRPEKLNAYNAAMGAELSQAFAALDGDDQVRVIVVTGAGRAFCAGADLSTAGGDTFNYDKRRERGELREAPAIRPWNMKKPIIAAINGPAVGVGITLPMQWDIRVAAESARIGFVFVRRGVIPEALSLWTLPRQIGLARANELLMTGKIISAQEALEFGIVSHVWTDGEFRAKVREMAEDIALNTAPVSVAITKRLTWGLLGEDEVEKAQSVDSRAFQWTGKQPDSHEGVSAFLEKRKPAWKMKPSKDFPDFLSEIK; translated from the coding sequence ATGGCTTATTCTGCGCTGCTGGTGGATATCACGAATGGAGTCGCCACCGTCACACTCAATCGACCAGAGAAACTCAACGCCTACAACGCGGCGATGGGCGCAGAACTGTCGCAGGCATTCGCGGCGCTAGACGGCGACGATCAGGTGCGAGTCATTGTCGTTACCGGAGCCGGCCGCGCGTTCTGCGCGGGCGCAGACCTGTCGACTGCCGGCGGCGACACGTTCAACTACGATAAGCGTCGCGAACGCGGCGAGCTCCGGGAGGCGCCCGCGATTCGGCCCTGGAATATGAAGAAGCCGATCATCGCGGCGATCAATGGCCCCGCGGTGGGAGTCGGCATTACCTTGCCGATGCAGTGGGACATCCGGGTCGCTGCGGAGAGTGCACGAATCGGCTTTGTGTTCGTGCGACGCGGAGTGATTCCAGAAGCGCTCAGCCTGTGGACCCTTCCGCGGCAGATCGGCCTGGCCAGAGCCAACGAGCTGCTCATGACTGGAAAAATCATCTCCGCCCAAGAAGCGCTCGAATTTGGAATTGTGAGTCACGTTTGGACGGACGGGGAATTCAGGGCCAAAGTTCGTGAAATGGCAGAAGATATCGCGCTCAATACCGCGCCCGTTTCAGTCGCGATCACCAAGCGGCTCACCTGGGGACTGCTCGGTGAAGACGAAGTGGAAAAGGCGCAGAGCGTCGACTCGCGAGCGTTCCAGTGGACCGGCAAGCAGCCTGATTCGCATGAGGGTGTGAGCGCTTTTCTAGAAAAGCGCAAACCCGCCTGGAAGATGAAGCCATCAAAGGACTTTCCGGATTTTCTCTCCGAGATCAAATAG